In Dryobates pubescens isolate bDryPub1 chromosome 31, bDryPub1.pri, whole genome shotgun sequence, one DNA window encodes the following:
- the CPAMD8 gene encoding C3 and PZP-like alpha-2-macroglobulin domain-containing protein 8 — MSRKEPGCAWGVLLTLCSLSAAQPRDRQGYLIAAPSVFRSGVEEAISVTIFNSAKETMVQIQLVVKGETVSQGHGTVLDKGTIKLKVPPGLRGQAHLKVWGNRHLAEEGYIFHNYTTVTIDSKGSSVFIQTDKPIYKPKQKVLINLFMVASDLRPVNDRIEAYVVDPRGSRMIEWNNLKPICCGIVNMTFPLSDQPVFGQWLIFAEMQGHTYNKSFDVQKYVLPKFELMIDPPRYIRDLSLCEKGTVYARYTFGKPVTGKLIVNMTINGVGYYRHEVGHPVLKTTQIDGSAAFDVCVKDMMPADVPEHFRGTVSIWATVISSDGSKQLTFDDSTPVQKQLIDIKYSKDTRKQFKPGLPYKGKVEVTYPDGSPADGVTVRIKAELTPKDNVYTSELVSRDGLVEFEIPSIPTAAQYVWLETKVMAIDGKPSGDQYLPSYLSISSWYSPSKCHIQLQAPDKPFQVGEEAWIAVKSTCPCNFTLHFEVASRGNIVLSGLQPRDVIQQRSKRGTMPFEKSSDITHLPGTAPTNAPAAELEVCRTFLHFLVAHSMAPLGRLLVYYIRENGEGVTDSLQFTVESSFENQVTVALSANETRPGDVVDIRVRAAKSSCVCVATVDKSVHLLKTGFQLTARQVFQELAEYDVSDALGAPKEEGHFWWPGMSSRRRRSSVFPWHWDITKDARFAFTETGLVVMTDLVSLNHRQNGGMYTDEAVPAFQPHTGTLVATMHSKIAPRAEKRKRTFFPETWIWHCLNVSNVSGEAQLRVEVPDSITTWITEAVGLSEEKGLGIARQTELKTFKPFFIDFTLPYHVIRGEQTKIPLTVYNYLAVCVEVHVKISVPKGIKFVGHPGKHHLTRKKCVAPGEAKPTSVVLSFSELGLSNITAKAFAYGGTSCCQEGMQTLKNVKHLEDNDMDRRTPVGVDYVRSSVIIEPEGLSREYTYSVFFCPNEKIHISTPNKYEYQYVQKPAQMTHFDIAVKAHNDAHLALSSGPHDMAEITEIVIGGHQNTKTWISISKMGEPVASRDTAGILSWDEFRSFWISWENGIIQVGHGTRVLNESVIVEWRAPRQLEVKYIGFSTGWGSMGEFKIWRKEEADENHNEAFTLGVPHNIIPGSERATASIIGDVMGPTLNNLDSLLRLPFGCGEQNMIHFAPNVFVLKYLQKTKQLSHEVETEATDYLVQGYQRQLTYKRQDGSYSAFGERDSSGSMWLTAFVLKSFAQSRGFIFIDPKELTAAKDWIIQHQKEDGSFPAMGRILNKDIQGGIHGKISLTAYVVASLLETGVTSEEERRAVDKAKLFLESNLYSATDPYTTALTAYALTLLRSPSAALALRKMNSLAITQDGSTHWSLTGTLVTDEDTFMGFNDGLSQSVVSAEVEMTSYALLTYTLLGDVASALPVVKWLSQQRNALGGFSSTQDTCVALQALAEYAILSYVGGVNLTVSLASTNLDYQETFELNKMNKKVLQTAVIPSIPTGLFVSAKGEGCCLMQIDVTYNVPDPIAKPAFQLLVNLKEPKSEQHLQAPNPLRSVSPDENRSEALQRERALVDDDDPASDQDHWEYKVILETCTRWLHSGSSNMAVLEVPLFSGFRADIESLEQLLMNKQIGLKRYEVDGRKILFYFDEIPSQCMTCVNFQAFREHIVGKTAPVPIKVYDYYEPAFEATRFYNVSENSPLARELCDGPACNEVESLASQWVGFVHSGPCNNVFGCLEDEYFEQCLCSRDCGYDGEPVCGSDGQIYPNHCQMEVASCRNNTRIEQMPMSRCSASKALPEERETQSHTAEQPSIQQTAAAEEGPPLQPDLSYYSYEYDPEPYASEADIFEVVAELTTSSTVREVDKSQQVVTTVEW; from the exons ATGTCCCGCAAGGAGCCCGGCTGCGCCTGGGGGGTCCTGCTGACCCTCTGCAGCCTAAGCGCAGCCCAGCCCCGCGACCGGCA GGGCTATCTGATTGCAGCACCTTCTGTTTTCCGATCTGGTGTGGAAGAAGCAATAAGTGTCACCATCTTTAACTCTGCCAAGGAGACAATGGTGCAGATTCAGTTGGTGGTCAAAGGAGAAACAGTGTCACAAGGCCACGGAACAGTTCTGG ATAAAGGGACAATTAAACTGAAG GTGCCTCCAGGGCTCCGTGGCCAGGCACATCTCAAAGTCTGGGGCAACCGACACCTAGCAGAGGAAGGGTACATTTTCCACAACTATACTACAGTAACCATTGACAGTAAAGGGTCATCAGTGTTCATCCAGACTGACAAACCCATCTACAAACCCAAGCAGAAAG tgTTGATAAACCTCTTTATGGTGGCTTCTGACTTGAGACCAGTCAATGACAGG atTGAAGCCTATGTGGTG GATCCTCGGGGCTCTCGTATGATAGAGTGGAACAATTTGAAGCCAATTTGTTGTG GTATTGTAAATATGACTTTTCCTTTGTCTGACCAGCCAGTGTTTGGGCAGTGGCTCATCTTTGCTGAAATGCAGGGGCACACCTACAACAAATCCTTTGATGTTCAGAAATACG TATTACCCAAGTTTGAGTTGATGATTGACCCCCCTCGCTACATCCGTGACCTTTCACTGTGTGAAAAAGGAACTGTCTATGCCAG atACACGTTTGGAAAACCAGTGACAGGGAAGTTAATAGTCAATATGACTATCAATGGTGTAGGGTACTACAGGCATGAAGTGGGACACCCTGTCCTCAAGACCACACAG ATCGATGGCTCTGCTGCATTCGATGTCTGTGTCAAAGACATGATGCCAGCTGACGTCCCAGAGCACTTCCGAGGCACTGTCAGCATCTGGGCCACAGTCATCAGCTCTGATGGGAGCAAGCAGCTCACATTTGATGACTCAACACCTGTTCAGAAACAGCTCATTGACATCAAGTATTCCAAGGATACCAGAAAACAATTCAAACCTGGACTGCCTTACAAAGGAAAG GTGGAAGTCACTTACCCTGATGGGAGTCCAgctgatggagtcactgtccgaATTAAAGCTGAGCTCACACCCAAGGACAACGTTTACACAAGTGAACTGGTGTCAAGAGATGGCCTGGTGGAGTTTGAAATCCCCTCCATCCCTACAGCTGCCCAATATGTCTGGCTGGAG ACCAAAGTGATGGCAATCGATGGGAAACCATCTGGAGATCAGTATCTGCCAAGCTACCTGTCCATCAGCAGCTGGTACTCACCCagcaagtgtcacatccagctcCAGGCACCAGATAAACCTTTCCAG GTAGGCGAGGAAGCTTGGATTGCAGTGAAGTCCACGTGTCCTTGCAACTTCACTCTGCATTTTGAGGTGGCATCACGAGGCAACATTGTCCTCTCAGGACTGCAGCCCAGAGATGTCAtccagcagaggagcaagagGGGCACTATGCCCTTTGAGAAGAGCTCTGATATCACACACCTCCCAGGAACAG CACCTACCAatgcccctgcagcagagcttgagGTCTGCAGGACGTTTCTCCATTTCTTGGTGGCTCACAGCATGGCTCCCCTGGGTCGTCTTCTGGTCTATTACATCAGGGAGAATGGGGAAGGGGTCACAGACAGCCTGCAGTTCACCGTGGAGTCCTCCTTTGAAAATCAG GTCACAGTAGCCCTCTCTGCAAATGAGACCAGACCAGGTGATGTTGTGGACATCAGGGTCAGAGCTGCAAAGTCCAGCTGTGTCTGTGTAGCCACTGTGGACAAGAGTGTGCACCTGCTCAAGACAGGCTTCCAGCTGACAGCCAGGCAG GTTTTTCAGGAGCTTGCAGAGTATGATGTGTCTGATGCCTTGGGAGCCCCGAAGGAGGAAGGGCACTTCTGGTGGCCGGGCATGTCCTCGCGGCGCCGCAGGTCCTCTgtcttcccctggcactgggacatcACCAAGGATGCTCGCTTCGCCTTCACA GAAACCGGTCTGGTTGTGATGACTGATCTGGTCAGCCTGAACCACAGGCAGAATGGGGGCATGTACACAGATGAGGCTGtgccagctttccagccacataCTGGCACACTGGTGGCTACAATGCACTCTAAAATAGCACCAAG agcagagaagaggaaacGAACCTTCTTCCCTGAAACATGGATTTGGCACTGCCTCAATGTCAG TAATGTATCAGGAGAAGCACAGCTGCGTGTGGAGGTGCCAGACTCCATCACTACCTGGATTACTGAAGCTGTGGGGCTGTCTGAAGAGAAGGGGTTGGGCATTGCCAGGCAAACAGAACTGAAGACATTTAAACCTTTCTTCATTGATTTTACCTTGCCATACCATGTCATCCGGGGAGAGCAGACCAAAATCCCACTGACTGTCTACAATTACTTAGCTGTCTGTGTGGAG GTCCATGTGAAGATTTCTGTTCCAAAAGGCATAAAGTTCGTGGGGCACCCTGGGAAGCATCATCTGACCAGAAAGAAGTGCGTGGCCCCTGGGGAAGCTAAACCCACCTCTGTCGTTCTGTCCTTCAGTGAGCTTGGACTGAGCAACATCACTG CAAAAGCTTTTGCTTATGGTGgaaccagctgctgccaggaggggaTGCAGACCCTGAAGAATGTCAAACACCTGGAGGACAACGACATGGACAGAAGGACCCCAGTGGGAGTGGATTATGTTCGCAGTAGTGTTATCATTGAG CCAGAGGGACTGTCCAGAGAATATACCTACAGTGTGTTCTTCTGCCCAAATG AGAAAATCCACATCTCTACCCCCAACAAGTATGAGTACCAGTATGTGCAGAAACCTGCCCAGATGACACACTTTGACATTGCTGTGAAAGCTCACAATGATGCTCACCTGGCCCTGTCCTCTGGGCCACATGACATGGCAGAGATAACTGAGATTGTTATTGGTGGACATCAGAACACCAAAACGTGGATTTCCATCAGCAAAATGGGCGAgccagtggccagcagggacacagctggcaTCCTCTCCTGGGATGAATTCCGCAGCTTCTGGATCAGCTGGGAAAATGGGATTATCCAG GTTGGCCATGGTACTCGGGTGCTAAATGAGTCTGTTATTGTGGAGTGGAGAGCCCCCAGGCAGCTCGAGGTGAAGTACATTGGCTTTTCCACAGGCTGGGGGTCAATGGGAGAGTTTAAaatttggagaaaagaagaggctgatgAAAATCACAATGAAGCATTTACTCTTGGAGTTCCCCACAACATAATTCCAGGATCAGAAAGAGCTACAGCTTCAATAATAG GAGATGTGATGGGTCCTACACTGAACAACCTGGACAGTCTGCTGCGCTTGCCCTTTGGATGTGGGGAGCAGAACATGATCCACTTTGCTCCTAATGTTTTTGTCCTGAAATATctgcagaaaaccaaacaactcaGTCACGAGGTGGAGACTGAAGCTACAGATTACCTTGTTCAAG GCTACCAGCGGCAGCTGACCTACAAGAGACAGGATGGGTCCTACAGTGCTTTTGGAGAGAGGGACTCCTCAGGCAGCATGTG GCTAACAGCTTTTGTCCTCAAGTCCTTTGCCCAGTCTCGAGGGTTTATTTTCATTGATCCAAAAGAACTGACAGCTGCCAAAGACTGGATCATCCAGCATCAGAAAGAGGATGGCTCTTttcctgctatgggcaggatACTAAACAAGGACATTCAG GGTGGAATCCATGGTAAGATCTCCCTGACAGCTTACGTGGTTGCATCTCTTCTGGAGACAGGTGTAACTTCTGAG gaagaaagaagggcTGTTGACAAAGCAAAACTCTTCTTGGAGTCCAACTTGTATTCAGCAACAGACCCCTACACAACTGCCCTGACTGCATATGCCCTGACACTGCTGCGCAGCCCCTCAGCGGCCCTGGCGCTGCGCAAGATGAACAGCTTGGCCATCACCCAAG ATGGGTCCACGCACTGGAGCCTGACAGGCACTCTCGTTACCGATGAAGATACCTTCATGGGGTTCAATGATGGTCTCTCTCAGTCAG TTGTTTCTGCAGAAGTGGAAATGACATCTTACGCGCTTCTGACGTACACGCTCCTCGGAGACGTGGCCTCTGCGCTGCCGGTGGTGAAGTGGCTTTCACAGCAAAGGAATGCACTTGGGGGGTTCTCATCCACTCAG GACACATGTGTAGCCCTGCAGGCTCTGGCAGAATATGCCATCCTTTCTTATGTTGGAGGAGTCAACCTGACCGTTTCTCTGGCTTCTACTAATCTAGACTACCAGGAGACCTTTGAGCTTAACAAGATGAATAAGAAAGTCCTCCAGACAGCAGTG ATCCCCAGTATTCCAACAGGGCTGTTTGTGAGTGCCAAAGGCGAAGGCTGCTGTCTGATGCAG ATTGATGTCACTTACAATGTACCTGATCCTATTGCCAAACCAGCTTTCCAGCTCCTGGTTAACCTGAAGGAGCCAAAGTCAGAGCAGCATCTTCAAGCCCCAAATCCCCTGCGGTCTGTCTCTCCAGATGAGAATCGATCTGAAGCCTTGCAGAGAGAGAGGGCGCTGGTGGATGATGATGACCCAGCCTCAGATCAGGACCACTGGGAATACAAAGTCATACTGGAGACATGCACCAG GTGGCTGCACTCTGGGTCTTCTAACATGGCTGTCCTAGAAGTGCCCTTGTTCTCAGGGTTTCGTGCGGACATCGAGAGTCTAGAGCAG TTATTGATGAACAAGCAAATTGGATTGAAAAGATATGAAGTGGATGGAAGAAAAATCCTGTTTTATTTTGATGAG ATCCCAAGCCAGTGCATGACCTGTGTGAACTTTCAAGCTTTCAGAGAGCACATAGTTGGGAAAACAGCTCCTGTTCCCATCAAAGTCTATGACTACTATGAACCAG CTTTTGAAGCAACTCGATTCTACAATGTGAGTGAAAACAGTCCCTTGGCTCGGGAGCTCTGCGATGGGCCAGCCTGCAATGAGGTGGAGAGCTTGGCTAGCCAGTGGGTTG
- the HAUS8 gene encoding HAUS augmin-like complex subunit 8 — protein sequence MSLLASDSSTTMTDREASNEKRKGGRVVKSRYLQCDNKDVKKDTSAKSFSKSATEPSCTTEPRSGLPQKRKTSAGAVSRSSNQSSFEKSVLQSTLLGEDKISRPDLDLSTICGDKTIHVETPASKSAWEGDSGTCQNPQEAGYDPDDLIEELESQTLLLTYLRIKAGKNLSEMEKKAEQNLLKLCEEKQRQQEKLCKLKREILLKEREQKLSEALDKQVEILSPLVPACEQFKEQYKSFAVSLDATRHELPTKDIHIEGDTQAYLDELQKQLAITQGLLTEVMPSFSGESAKACSMLKELKEVSQKLDGELQRSFTQVQNLSFEVSKEVSLHNQRVCEENHGLDVVKHWYFS from the exons ATGTCCTTGTTGGCGAGTGACTCCAGTACGACGATGACGGACAGAGAAGCGTCTAATGAAAAGCGGAAAG gaggaagagtCGTGAAGTCTCGCTACCTGCAGTGCGATAACAAAGACGTCAAGAAG GATACTTCAGCAAAGTCCTTTTCAAAGTCTGCTACTGAACCATCTTGTACAACTGAACCAAGATCCGGCCTTCCTCAGAAACGCAAAACTTCTGCTG GTGCTGTCTCTAGATCATCAAATCAGAGTAGTTTTGAGAAGAGTGTCCTGCAGTCCACGTTGTTAGGCGAAGACAAAATCAGTCGGCCTGACCTCGATCTTTCAACTATTTGTGGTG ATAAAACTATCCACGTAGAGACTCCTGCTTCAAAATCTGCTTGGGAAGGAGATTCAGGGACATGTCAGAACCCACAAGAAGCG GGATATGATCCTGATGATCTGATCGAAGAGCTAGAATCTCAGACACTGCTTTTAACTTACCTAAGAATAAAG GCAGGAAAAAATCTTTCTGAGATGGAgaaaaaagcagaacaaaacttGTTAAAGTTGtgtgaagaaaagcagagacaaCAAGAGAAGCTCTGCAAGTTGAAGCGTGAAATTCTACtcaaagagagagagcagaaactCAGTGAGGCATTAGACAAACAG GTGGAAATACTCTCTCCCCTTGTTCCTGCTTGTGAACAGTTCAAAGAGCAATATAAGAGCTTTGCAGTTTCCCTGGATGCCACTAGACATGAGCTGCCCACGAAGGACATTCACATAGAAGGAGACACACAAGCATACCTTG ATGAACTGCAAAAGCAGCTAGCCATCACCCAGGGACTTCTGACAGAAGTGATGCCGAGCTTCTCAGGAGAAAGTGCAAAAGCATGCAGTATGCTGAAAGAGCTTAAAGAGGTTTCTCAGAAACTGGATGGAGAGCTCCAAAG GAGCTTTACACAAGTGCAGAACCTGTCTTTTGAagtcagtaaagaagtttctctgcaTAACCAAAGAGTATGTGAAGAGAACCATGGACTGGACGTTGTGAAGCATTGGTACTTCAGCTGA